In Catenulispora sp. EB89, the DNA window CGCCCGCCGCCTCGGCACCGACTCCGGCCGCAACGTCCGCCCCGGCGGGCCGGGAGCGCACCCGGACCGGGGTCGTGCTGGGCGTGGAGGCCGGGTCGACGCTGGTGGAGGCCGTGGTCGCGACGGTCGAGGGCGAGGTCATCGGCCGCGGGCGCACGGGGCTGGCGAACCCGACGGCGCTGCCCATCCCGAACGTCGTGGCGCACCTGAGCGACGCGGTCGGCCAGGCGCTGGGCACGGTGGCCCCGGCGTCGGTGGCCGGCGTCGTGGTCGGCGCGGCCGGCATCCTGCGCTACTCCCGCGGCTCCAGCGCCGAGGCACTGGCCAAGACCTGGGTCGACGCCGGCCTGACCTGCCCGGTCCTGGTGGTCGCCGACGCGGTGACGGCCTTCGCCGCCGGCACCCCCCGCCCCAGCGGCTCGGTCCTGATAGCCGGCGTCGGCTCGATAGCCGCCCGCGTCGAGGGCGAGGAGGTCACCGCCCGCATCGACGGCAACGGCTGGCTGGTCGGCGACGACGGCTCCGGCTTCTGGATCGGAAGGCAGGCGGTCCGCGCGGTCTTCGCAGCCCTCGACGGCCGCGGCGAACCAACCCTCCTGGCCTCGGCCGTCCTCGGCACGGTGACCGGCGACGACGCAGCCCCGCAGTCCACCGAGGAACAGATCGCCGCCCTCCGCGACGCGGTGTACGACGGCCCCCCGATCGCCCTGGCAGCACTGGCGCCGCTGGTATCCGCGGCGGCCACAGCCGGCGACCGCGTGGCGCAGCGCATCGTCGACCGCGCGGTCAGCCACCTGATGGCCACCGCCACCGCCCTAACCACCGACGACCCCGACGAACCCCTGGTCCTGGCCGGCTCCCTCCTGACCGCCCCCGGCCCGATCGGCGCCGAAGTCCAACGCCGCCTCGCCGAACACCACGGCGGAACACCCCTGTTCGCCGCCCCGGGCGCAGTCGGCGCGGCCTGGCTCGCGGCGCGGGTGCTGGACCCGGGGATCGACGCCGGGGTGCACGCGCGGCTGGCTGCTGGGGCGGTGGCCGGGGCGGGAGCGGTGGAGTAGGGCTGCTGGCTGGGGGGATTGGCGGGCGCCGGCCAGATTTGCCCGCGCGGACCAGTTTTCCGGTGCGGACCAGGTTTTCCGGTGCTGAGGAATCAGCCAGCGCGCGGGATTGGCCGGTGCCGGGCAACCTTCGACCGGAGCCGGCGGCTCGGCTGGCGCGGGCCGGATTGGCTGGCGCGGGCCGGATTGGCTGGCGCGGGCCGGATTGGCTGGCGCGGGCCGGATTGGCTCGGCTGGCGCGGCTCGGCTTGCCCGGCCCGGCTCGGCTCGGCTTGCCCGGCCCGGCTCGGCTTGCCCGGCCCGGATTGGCTGGCCCGGCCCGGATTGGCTGGCGCGGCCCGGATTGGCTGGCGCGGCCCGGATTGGCTGGCGCGGCCCGGATTGGCTGGCGCGGGCCGGATCCAGTGGCGGTGTGGCCGTCCGGCTGTGTGGCCGTGTCGCCGTGTGGCCGTGTGGCCGTCTGGCCGTCTGGCCGTCTGGCACACATCACCGTTCGGCGGCGCCCGAGTGAGTCCATCGGCCGACCAAAATCAGGCATCGTGTGCTGATGCGGTAAAGCGCGCTCGATATGGCGCCAAGCCCGGCCCCGGCGTCTCAAGGCCCTGCGCCGCCTGCCGCCGAGCCGCCTGACCTGGCCGTCTCCACCCCCTGTTGCGCCGCCATTTGCTCGGTGCGGACCGTCCTGTGCCAAGAATCCACATCAACCCAGACGCCCGGTTTTGCCCGTCCGCCGCCCGCGCCTGCCGCGCCGCTCTTCCCCGCCACCTGCCTGACCAGCGGGCCGGAGCGGGAGCGTGGCAGATTGCCGGAGGCTCGTCAAGACTCTGCGATGGCGTTGAGTTGTGGTGCCCACTCTGGCAAGATCCCACATAACGCCACAGCGGCACACCCGGTGGCCGGCGGCGTCCGATCGGGAGGTGGCGGCATCCATGGCGGACCGGTGCGTGGTGGGGCTCGATGTCGGGGGCTCGCATTCGCGGGCCGTGCTCGCCACCGTCGACGGCCGCACGCTGGGTACCGGGCGGGCCGGGGGCGGGAACCCGACCGTGCTGGGGGCGGGGGCCGCCATCGCGAACATCGTCGCGGCGTTGCGGGCGGCGCTCGGCGACGTGCCGGGCGAGCGGGTCGAGGCGTGCGTCGTAGGGCTGGCCGGTGTCAGTACCCTGCTGGCCGATCCGAAGGCGCCGCACGTGCTGGCGCAGGCCTGGGCCGACGCCGGTCTGACCTGCGCGGTGCGGGTGGTCTCGGACGTGACCGTGGCCTTCGCCGCCGGCACCGCCGCGCCCGACGGCACGCTGCTGGTCTCCGGCACCGGCGCCGTCGCCGCCCGCATGCGGGACCGCCTCCCCGTCCAGTTCCGCGACGGCTACGGCTGGCTGCTCGGCGACGAGGGTTCCGGCTTCTGGATCGGACGCCAGGCCGCGCGCGCCGCCCTCGCCGCCGCCGACGGACGCCGGCCGATGGCCGAGCTCGCGACCTCGGTGCTGGCCCGTTTGATCGATGGGGAGCACGGCGACCGGAACGATCACGACGGTCCCGCGTCGGGCACTCCGGGCGGCGCCGTTGATGCCGTTGACCTGGCTACCAGTACTACCGCTAGTCGTAGCTCCAGCCCTGATTCACGAGCCAGCGCAACGGGATCCCTGAGCGTCGGCGCTCCGGCCCCGGCGGCCCTCGCCGCCGCGAACAAGCTCGCCGCCCCGGCCGGCGCGACCACCGCGAACACCGCCACCGCAGCCGCAGCCGCAGCCCCAGCCACCACCGCCGCCGCCGCAGCCGCCGCAGCCCCAGCCACCACCGCAGCCACCACCCCACCCAACCCGCCCGCCGCGCACCCGTCAGCCCCCGTTCGTCCCCCCGCCACCGCCCCGCTCCCCCTCGCGGCCAGCATCGGCGAAGGCTTCACCCGGCACGGCCGCCGCCGGGCGGCCGAGCTGGTCCGGGCCGTCACGGCGCAGCCGACGGTGGCGCTGGCCCGGCTCGCCCCGCTGGTGATGGCCGCGTACGAACTCGGCGACCCGGCGGCGGTGCGCATCGTCGCGCAGGCCGCCGAGGCGCTGGTGGACAGCCTGGCCGGGGTCCGGCCGGCGCCCGGGGAGCCGGTGGTGCTGGGCGGTTCGGTCCTGGTCAGCCGCTCGCCGGTGTTCGACGCGGTGGCCGCGGCGATCGGCCGGCGCTGGCCGGACTCGCCGGTCGCGCTGGCCGCCGACGGCGCCGCCGGGGCGACCTGGCTGGCCGCGCGGCAGGTGGTGGGGGCCGGCGCGGCGGCGGCCGGACACGCCGCGTTCGTCCGCGCGGACAATCAGTTCGCAGAATTCTCATAAACAGTCGTTGACTGTTGTTGTTTTCCCGCTACATTGGCTGATGCCGACGGCGGCGGACACCGATCCGAAGCAGCACACTGTCAGCGTCTCGCCGGCGGCGGCGCAGGACGGGGGCGTGTTCGGGCCCAGCGCCTCCTGTCCACGTCGTGGTTCCACCATCAGGTCTCACCCACAGGAGAGCTCAATGGTCAAGATCTCGTCGTCCGGCCCCCGGCACAGCACCCCGCGCACCCGCCGCCGCGTCCTCACCGCGCTCGCGGTCGGCGCCCTGGCCGGCACCGCCGCGCTGGTGCCGTCCCTGGCCCAGGCCTCAGGCAACCCCATCGGCGACGACGTGTCCTCGCACCAGGGCAACGTGAACTGGTCGGCGACCAAGGCCGCCGGCGCCTCGTTCTCGTACTCGAAGGCCACCGAGGGCACCTACTACACCAACCCGTACTTCGCCCAGCAGTACAACGGCGCCTACAGCGCCGGCCTGATCCGCGGCGCCTACCACTTCGCGATCCCGAACGGCGGCAGCGGCGCCTCCCAGGCCGACTACTTCGTCGCGCACGGCGGCGGCTGGTCCGCCGACGGCAAGACCCTGCCGGGCGCGCTGGACATCGAGTACAACCCCTACGGCGCCGAGTGCTACGGCCTGAGCCAGGGCTCGATGGTCAGCTGGGTCGCCTCGTTCGTCAACGAGTACCACGCCAAGACCAGCCGCTGGGCCGTCATCTACACCACCACCGACTGGTGGAAGACCTGCACCGGCAACTACGGCGGCTTCGCCGCCAACGACCCGCTGTGGGTCGCCAACTACGGCGGCACCGCCACCCCGCTGCCGAACGGCTGGGGCTTCTACACCTTCTGGCAGTACGCGGACTCCGGCTCCATGGCCGGCGACCAGGACACCTTCAACGGCGCCTACAGCCGCCTGCAAGCCCTGGCCCTCGGCTAAGACGGAGCTGACGATGCCCACGTCCACCCACGGGACCCGGGGAACCCACGGGACCCGCACGACCCGCCGCCTGGCCGTCCTGGCCCTCGCGGTCGCCACGGCCGGCACCGTGCTGCTGCCGGCCACCAGCGGAGCGGCCTCGACGAGCGCCAAGGCGACGAGCGTCAAGGCGACGAGCGCCGAGCCCGCGAGCGTCCCAGGCGCCCCGACCGTCCACGCCAACCCGCACCCGGGCTACGCGCGCACGGTCACCGGCAAGCTGGTCAAGGTCGACACCACCCGGCACACCACGCCGGTCCACCCCACGGTGGCGACCCACCCCCAGCTCGACTACATGGGTTCCACGATCCCGGCCCACGAGCCGGTCGCACGACCCGCCCTGAAGCCGTTCTCGGCGGCCTCCGTCCCGCAGCTGCCGGGCATCGACGTCAGTGCCTACCAGGGCAACCTGAACTGGGCCGGTATCGCGCCGAACATCGACTTCTCCTACACGAAGGCGACCGAGGGCACGTACTACACCAACCAGGACTTCTACAACCAGTACGTCGGCCCCTACGACCAGGGCCTGATCCGGGGCGCGTACCACTTCGCGAACCCCAGCGACTCCAGCGGCGCCACCCAGGCGGACTACTTCGTCAACAACGGCGGCGGCTGGTCCTCCGACGGCCTCACCCTGCCCGGGGCGCTCGACATCGAGTACAACCCCTACGGCTCGGAGTGCTACGGCCTGTCCGGGAGCCAGATGTCCAGCTGGATCTGGGACTTCGTGAACGAGTACGCGTCGCGCACCGGCGTCTACCCGGTCATCTACTCCACCACCGACTGGTGGAACACCTGCACCAGCGACGACACCAACTTCGCGAACTACACCCCGCTGTGGATCGCGAACTACGTCGCCTCCGGTGGCGGGACGCTTCCTCCGGGCTGGGGCTGGTACACGTTCTGGCAGTACGCGGACTCCGGTTCGCAGCCCGGTGACCAGGACGTGTTCAACGGTCCGTACAGCCAGCTGCAGGTTCTGGCCAGGAACGGCTGAGACGGCTTATACGGCTGAGAGCCCTTAGCGCGGCTGCACTACCTGCACTGCACGTATAGCACGTAAAAGGAGAGTCCCCGCCTCTGTTCCTCGGAGGCGGGGA includes these proteins:
- a CDS encoding GH25 family lysozyme gives rise to the protein MPTSTHGTRGTHGTRTTRRLAVLALAVATAGTVLLPATSGAASTSAKATSVKATSAEPASVPGAPTVHANPHPGYARTVTGKLVKVDTTRHTTPVHPTVATHPQLDYMGSTIPAHEPVARPALKPFSAASVPQLPGIDVSAYQGNLNWAGIAPNIDFSYTKATEGTYYTNQDFYNQYVGPYDQGLIRGAYHFANPSDSSGATQADYFVNNGGGWSSDGLTLPGALDIEYNPYGSECYGLSGSQMSSWIWDFVNEYASRTGVYPVIYSTTDWWNTCTSDDTNFANYTPLWIANYVASGGGTLPPGWGWYTFWQYADSGSQPGDQDVFNGPYSQLQVLARNG
- a CDS encoding N-acetylglucosamine kinase, whose translation is MPSASPAASAPTPAATSAPAGRERTRTGVVLGVEAGSTLVEAVVATVEGEVIGRGRTGLANPTALPIPNVVAHLSDAVGQALGTVAPASVAGVVVGAAGILRYSRGSSAEALAKTWVDAGLTCPVLVVADAVTAFAAGTPRPSGSVLIAGVGSIAARVEGEEVTARIDGNGWLVGDDGSGFWIGRQAVRAVFAALDGRGEPTLLASAVLGTVTGDDAAPQSTEEQIAALRDAVYDGPPIALAALAPLVSAAATAGDRVAQRIVDRAVSHLMATATALTTDDPDEPLVLAGSLLTAPGPIGAEVQRRLAEHHGGTPLFAAPGAVGAAWLAARVLDPGIDAGVHARLAAGAVAGAGAVE
- a CDS encoding lysozyme, whose translation is MVKISSSGPRHSTPRTRRRVLTALAVGALAGTAALVPSLAQASGNPIGDDVSSHQGNVNWSATKAAGASFSYSKATEGTYYTNPYFAQQYNGAYSAGLIRGAYHFAIPNGGSGASQADYFVAHGGGWSADGKTLPGALDIEYNPYGAECYGLSQGSMVSWVASFVNEYHAKTSRWAVIYTTTDWWKTCTGNYGGFAANDPLWVANYGGTATPLPNGWGFYTFWQYADSGSMAGDQDTFNGAYSRLQALALG
- a CDS encoding N-acetylglucosamine kinase → MAASMADRCVVGLDVGGSHSRAVLATVDGRTLGTGRAGGGNPTVLGAGAAIANIVAALRAALGDVPGERVEACVVGLAGVSTLLADPKAPHVLAQAWADAGLTCAVRVVSDVTVAFAAGTAAPDGTLLVSGTGAVAARMRDRLPVQFRDGYGWLLGDEGSGFWIGRQAARAALAAADGRRPMAELATSVLARLIDGEHGDRNDHDGPASGTPGGAVDAVDLATSTTASRSSSPDSRASATGSLSVGAPAPAALAAANKLAAPAGATTANTATAAAAAAPATTAAAAAAAAPATTAATTPPNPPAAHPSAPVRPPATAPLPLAASIGEGFTRHGRRRAAELVRAVTAQPTVALARLAPLVMAAYELGDPAAVRIVAQAAEALVDSLAGVRPAPGEPVVLGGSVLVSRSPVFDAVAAAIGRRWPDSPVALAADGAAGATWLAARQVVGAGAAAAGHAAFVRADNQFAEFS